In Ctenopharyngodon idella isolate HZGC_01 chromosome 2, HZGC01, whole genome shotgun sequence, the following are encoded in one genomic region:
- the prtfdc1b gene encoding phosphoribosyltransferase domain-containing protein 1b: MAGWERKQTDTDKGIVIPDNWPGYPLDLFTFPEHYSEDLDCVYIPHGVIMDRTERLARNIMEDLGDHDIVVLCVLKGGYQFCADLVDCIKVLCRNSNKTLPMRVDFIRLKSYLNDQSTPDLHIEGAENLSGLSGKNVLIVEAIVDTGKTMKTLLDHVEAFRPKMIKVAGLLVKRVPSGTGYLPDYVGFEISNRFVVGYALDYNEYFRDLNHICVISDRGKQKYKI, from the exons ATGGCTGGATGGGAACGCAAACAAACAGACACGGATAAAGGAATTGTG ATCCCAGATAACTGGCCTGGGTACCCGCTGGATCTTTTCACTTTTCCCGAGCATTACTCTGAGGATCTGGACTGTGTCTACATCCCACATGGAGTTATCATGGACAG GACAGAGAGACTGGCAAGAAATATCATGGAAGATCTTGGCGATCATGACATTGTGGTGCTGTGTGTGCTGAAGGGAGGTTATCAGTTCTGTGCTGACCTGGTGGACTGCATCAAAGTCCTGTGCCGAAACTCCAACAAGACCCTTCCCATGAGGGTGGACTTCATACGCCTCAAGAGCTACCTG AATGACCAGTCAACTCCAGATCTTCACATAGAAGGAGCAGAGAACCTGTCTGGGCTAAGTGGAAAG AACGTCCTGATTGTGGAG GCCATTGTGGACACTGGGAAGACCATGAAGACTCTGCTGGATCATGTTGAAGCCTTCAGGCCCAAAATGATAAAAGTAGCTGG GCTGCTGGTGAAAAGGGTTCCCAGTGGGACAGGCTATCTGCCAGACT ATGTTGGATTTGAGATCTCCAATCGTTTTGTGGTTGGCTATGCCTTGGATTACAATGAATACTTCAGAGATCTCAAT CACATCTGTGTGATCAGTGACAGAGGGAAACAGAAATACAAGATCTGA